In Carassius gibelio isolate Cgi1373 ecotype wild population from Czech Republic chromosome B2, carGib1.2-hapl.c, whole genome shotgun sequence, a single genomic region encodes these proteins:
- the LOC127951117 gene encoding kelch-like ECH-associated protein 1A isoform X2, whose translation MFTSNFKECNASEVTLRDVCPQVISRLIDFAYTSRITVGEKCVLHVLLTAMRYQMEEVAKACCDFLTKNLEPSNVIGISRFAEEIGCTDLHLRTREYINTHFNEVTKEEEFFSLSHCQLLELISQDSLKVLCESEVYKACIDWVRWDAESRAQYFHALLNAVHIYALPPTFLKRQLQSCPILSKANSCKDFLSKIFQEMALRKPLPPAPHRGTQLIYIAGGYKQHSLDSLEAFDPRKNVWIKLADMGSPCSGLGACVLFGLLYTVGGRNLSLQNNMESGSLSCYNPMTNQWTQLAPLNTPRNRVGVGVIDGSIYAVGGSHASTHHNSVERYDSETNRWTFVAPMSVARLGAGVIACGGSLYVVGGFDGDNRWNTVERYQPDTNTWQHVAPMNTVRSGLGVVCMDNYLYAVGGYDGQTQLKTMERYNVTRDVWEPMASMNHCRSAHGVTVYQCKIYALGGFNQGGFLSSVECYCPGSNVWTYVTDMPVGRSGMGVAVTMEPCPGILPEEDEEEEEEM comes from the exons ATGTTCACCAGTAACTTCAAGGAATGCAATGCCTCGGAGGTCACCCTGCGAGACGTGTGCCCTCAGGTCATCAGCCGCCTCATTGACTTTGCCTACACTTCCCGTATAACAGTGGGCGAGAAGTGTGTTCTTCACGTCCTCTTGACTGCGATGCGCTATCAGATGGAAGAGGTGGCCAAAGCGTGCTGCGATTTCCTCACGAAGAACCTGGAGCCATCAAATGTCATCGGCATCTCGAGATTTGCAGAGGAGATCGGCTGCACTGATCTGCACCTTCGCACACGAGAGTATATCAACACTCACTTCAATGAG GTAACCAAAGAGGAAGAGTTCTTCAGTTTGTCCCACTGCCAGCTGCTGGAGCTGATTAGTCAGGACAGTCTAAAGGTGCTCTGTGAGTCCGAGGTCTATAAGGCCTGCATCGACTGGGTTCGCTGGGATGCGGAAAGCCGAGCGCAGTACTTCCATGCCCTACTCAACGCAGTCCACATCTACGCCCTGCCACCCACATTCCTCAAAAGACAACTGCAGTCCTGTCCCATCCTCAGCAAGGCCAACTCTTGCAAGGACTTCTTGTCCAAGATCTTCCAGGAGATGGCTCTTCGAAAACCCCTGCCGCCCGCTCCTCATCGTGGGACGCAGCTCATCTACATAGCAGGAGGGTACAAGCAACACTCTCTGGACTCTCTGGAAGCCTTCGACCCACGGAAGAATGTCTGGATAAAATTAGCTGACATGGGATCTCCTTGTAGCGGGCTCGGGGCGTGCGTGTTGTTCGGGCTCCTTTATACGGTCGGGGGACGAAATCTCTCTCTGCAGAACAACATGGAGTCTGGATCTTTGTCCTGCTATAACCCCATGACTAACCAGTGGACCCAGCTGGCTCCGCTCAACACGCCCAGAAACCGAGTGGGTGTCGGGGTCATTGACGGCAGCATTTATGCCGTAGGGGGTTCACATGCCTCTACACATCACAACAGCGTTGAGAG GTATGACTCAGAGACAAACCGCTGGACATTTGTGGCCCCGATGTCAGTGGCGCGGCTGGGGGCCGGTGTCATCGCGTGCGGGGGAAGTCTGTATGTGGTTGGAGGATTCGACGGGGACAACCGATGGAACACGGTTGAGCGCTATCAACCAGACACGAACACCTGGCAGCACGTGGCACCTATGAACACAGTTCGGAGTGGTCTCG GAGTGGTGTGTATGGATAACTACCTCTATGCAGTTGGTGGCTATGATGGTCAAACCCAGCTCAAAACGATGGAGAGATATAACGTCACTCGAGACGTGTGGGAACCCATGGCCTCTATGAACCACTGCCGCAGTGCACATGGAGTCACAGTCTACCAATGCAAGATTTATGCGTTAG GTGGATTCAATCAAGGGGGTTTCTTGTCTAGTGTGGAGTGCTACTGTCCAGGCAGTAATGTATGGACGTATGTAACAGATATGCCTGTTGGGCGCAGTGGAATGGGTGTTGCTGTAACCATGGAACCCTGTCCTGGAATCCTGccagaggaggatgaggaggaggaggaggagatgtaA